Proteins found in one Paenibacillus sp. FSL R10-2782 genomic segment:
- the mnmE gene encoding tRNA uridine-5-carboxymethylaminomethyl(34) synthesis GTPase MnmE has translation MLSETIAAIATAVGEGGIAVVRVSGPEAVTEVEALFLSKTPLSKAPSHTVHYGHIIDPQSHEKVEEVLVTVMRAPRSFTTEDVVEISTHGGVVAVKRVMDLLLLQNIRLAEPGEFTKRAFLNGRIDLSQAEGVIDLIRSKSDKAFSVALKQVDGQLSQNIRRLRHVLVETLAHIEVNIDYPEHDVESFTSELIKDKSSQVMAEIDRLLHTAEQGKILREGLNTAIVGRPNVGKSSLLNTLAQGERAIVTDIPGTTRDVIEEYVTINSIPLKLLDTAGIRETMDVVERIGVERSRTAVSEADLLLIVINANEPLHEDEMALMEQIRGRQAIVIMNKMDLPAQVDRDLLLRYVPEELIVPMSVKENEGADRLEQAISQLFFSGKLESADMTYVSNVRHIALLKKARQSLVDAYEAADQFVPIDMIQIDVRLAWEHLGEIVGDTAHDALIDQIFSQFCLGK, from the coding sequence ATGCTGAGCGAAACCATAGCTGCCATTGCAACGGCAGTCGGCGAAGGGGGCATTGCGGTTGTACGGGTCAGCGGCCCGGAAGCCGTTACAGAGGTGGAAGCTTTGTTCCTGAGCAAGACGCCTCTAAGCAAGGCTCCATCTCACACGGTACACTATGGACATATTATAGATCCTCAAAGCCATGAAAAGGTGGAGGAAGTTCTAGTTACGGTTATGCGAGCGCCCCGCTCTTTTACAACAGAAGATGTCGTAGAAATCAGTACCCATGGCGGGGTTGTAGCCGTTAAACGGGTGATGGATTTACTACTGCTGCAAAATATACGTTTGGCCGAGCCGGGCGAATTCACGAAGCGTGCTTTTCTGAACGGTCGTATTGATCTGAGTCAGGCGGAGGGAGTCATTGACCTGATTCGCTCGAAGTCGGATAAAGCTTTTTCAGTCGCTTTGAAGCAAGTAGATGGACAACTGTCACAAAATATCCGCCGTTTGCGGCATGTTCTGGTAGAGACACTGGCTCATATTGAAGTGAACATTGATTATCCTGAGCATGATGTGGAATCTTTTACGTCTGAGTTGATCAAGGATAAGAGTAGTCAGGTCATGGCCGAAATTGATCGGCTGCTGCATACAGCGGAGCAAGGGAAAATTTTACGTGAGGGCCTGAACACAGCAATTGTTGGAAGACCGAATGTGGGGAAATCCTCGCTGCTGAATACACTGGCTCAGGGCGAACGGGCGATTGTGACCGATATTCCGGGCACGACCCGTGACGTTATTGAGGAATATGTGACGATTAACAGCATTCCTTTGAAGCTGCTGGATACGGCTGGCATTCGGGAAACGATGGATGTAGTGGAACGGATCGGGGTAGAGCGTTCGAGAACAGCGGTCAGTGAAGCGGATCTGCTGCTCATCGTAATTAACGCCAACGAACCGCTGCATGAGGATGAAATGGCATTAATGGAACAAATCCGCGGTAGACAAGCGATTGTCATTATGAATAAAATGGACTTACCGGCCCAAGTAGACCGGGATTTGCTGCTGCGGTATGTTCCAGAAGAGCTTATCGTACCAATGTCTGTAAAGGAAAATGAGGGAGCAGATCGGCTGGAGCAGGCCATATCGCAGTTGTTCTTTAGTGGTAAGCTGGAATCAGCCGACATGACATATGTCAGCAATGTACGGCATATTGCCTTGTTAAAGAAGGCTCGCCAATCGTTGGTAGATGCCTATGAGGCCGCTGATCAGTTCGTTCCGATTGACATGATTCAGATTGATGTACGGCTGGCGTGGGAGCATTTGGGCGAGATTGTGGGCGATACGGCGCATGATGCGTTAATCGATCAAATATTTTCACAATTCTGTCTGGGCAAATAG